A segment of the Acidobacteriota bacterium genome:
TTTCCAGCAGCGGCAGGGCGATCCGCAGCACCACGTAGGAGGGCGCGGCGTGGAACAGGAGGGGTGCGCCGCGGCGGGTCTGCAGGCGGGAATCCTCTGAGCGGCCCGAAAGGAGCGCCGGGCCGGAGCGTTGCAGCTCGAGCTTGAGGCGCTGCTGGACGTCGGCCCAGGGGCCCTTGGCGGCGGCTCCCGGACGCAGGCAGGAATCGGCCAATTCGGCCATCAGTTGGGGCGTGGCGCCGACGTGGCGGTTGTGCATGGCCGACAGGGCTGAGCCCAGAAAACGTTTGGCCGCTTCTTCGGTCAGCGAGTCCTCGGCCGTGGACACCAGCTTCCGCCACATCCTGGGCGCAATCAACTTGACCCTCAGGTCAGCCACCATCACCTCCCTTTCTAGCTAGGCTAGGAACCTTCGGGATTCCAGCGGGCGGCGGCGCGCTGCATGGTCTTGGCCCGTTCAGCGTCCGGGAAGTCGAGGAAGTAGCGGTAGAAGAGGGACAGCTCCCGGGCCCGCAGGTTCAGTCCCTTCGACTCCTCCAACCCCCCTTCGCTCACCGCTTCGTAGATGCGGTGCAGCAGCATGATGTAACTCATCTTGACCAGGCGCCGGTTGGATATCTGAGAAAGGCCGTACTCGCGGGCGTCCTCAACGAACTGGGCCAGGTGACGGTAGTATCCGTGCTCGCGCCGGGGCCGCAGCCGGCCTTCATCGGTGGCCGAGGCGATGTCCTGGCGGAGGGCCTTGACCTCCTCCAGCAGTCCGCTGAAGGCGCCCGCCTCCTCGTGGTGAGAGTAGGTCTCCACCCAGCCGGCTTCCAGCAGCCGTCCGACGGGCTGGGGACGCGCCAACACGTTGTGGACGTGGGAGCGCAACAGGAAGCGGTCGAAGACGGCCTGCAGCTCGGCTGACTGGGGCACCTCGTTGGTGGAAGCGAAGAGCACTTCCATGGCCACCTCGCGCCGCCGTCCGCGGTCGTGGAAGATGCGCTCGTTGAGGAAGGTGAGGATGGAGTTGAGAATGGCGCTGGATCCGTTGAACACCTCGTCCAGGTAAACCACCCGGGCGCGCTGCATCATGCCTTCTTCGTCGCGTTGCAAACGCTGCTCGCGCATGGCTTTTCCCACGTCGTAAAAGCCGAACAGCTCTCCCGGCTCGGTGAAGGGCGTCAACAGGTACTCGAAATACTCTCCGGCCTGGGTGCGGTTCCTGGGATCGAGCAGTCC
Coding sequences within it:
- a CDS encoding AAA family ATPase — its product is MFNPQTLLELAQRHEKGLGRLAQVEARLNQRFIEFEEPVRALVLSLLSGEPLLLVGPPGTAKSRLIRALCELLGLLDPRNRTQAGEYFEYLLTPFTEPGELFGFYDVGKAMREQRLQRDEEGMMQRARVVYLDEVFNGSSAILNSILTFLNERIFHDRGRRREVAMEVLFASTNEVPQSAELQAVFDRFLLRSHVHNVLARPQPVGRLLEAGWVETYSHHEEAGAFSGLLEEVKALRQDIASATDEGRLRPRREHGYYRHLAQFVEDAREYGLSQISNRRLVKMSYIMLLHRIYEAVSEGGLEESKGLNLRARELSLFYRYFLDFPDAERAKTMQRAAARWNPEGS